The following proteins are encoded in a genomic region of Prochlorococcus marinus XMU1410:
- a CDS encoding DUF1651 domain-containing protein: MAKSYWLINSNRSEVKRFMKNDKSIDGVFEYMFIDTGKIVGGLENKPPVMTNTVSVEIDLAREIYERLLSKGWRKIEKNWN; the protein is encoded by the coding sequence ATGGCTAAATCATATTGGTTGATTAATTCAAATAGGTCAGAAGTTAAAAGATTTATGAAAAACGATAAGAGTATTGATGGAGTTTTTGAATATATGTTTATAGATACTGGAAAAATAGTGGGGGGATTAGAAAACAAACCACCAGTAATGACAAATACAGTTTCTGTTGAAATAGATTTAGCTAGAGAAATTTATGAAAGATTACTTTCTAAGGGATGGAGGAAAATTGAAAAAAATTGGAATTAA
- a CDS encoding DUF3303 domain-containing protein, with product MLFVQHWSFKAGYHQKGAEKFLGGGGDYPGVEMIGRYHAPGSLEGWIVLKTDDPKAIYQHAAEWGEFLNWETTPVFTDEEAGPIVAKVYS from the coding sequence ATGCTTTTTGTTCAGCATTGGTCATTTAAGGCCGGATATCATCAAAAAGGTGCAGAAAAATTTCTTGGTGGTGGGGGAGATTATCCTGGAGTTGAGATGATTGGAAGATATCACGCACCCGGTTCTCTAGAGGGTTGGATAGTTTTAAAGACTGATGATCCAAAAGCAATATATCAACATGCCGCTGAATGGGGTGAATTTCTCAATTGGGAAACTACACCTGTATTTACCGATGAAGAAGCTGGTCCAATAGTTGCCAAAGTCTACTCATAG
- the rluF gene encoding 23S rRNA pseudouridine(2604) synthase RluF, whose amino-acid sequence MATRINKYLSEVGYCSRREADKLILEGKVTINGKIPEIGTKVEDSDKVEVKGQRIEKSKRQENIYLAFNKPVGIVCTTDRKVEPNNVIDFIKYPKRIFPIGRLDKLSEGLIFLTSDGDIVNKILRARNNHEKEYIVKVNRPINSDFIQSMSNGVEILDTITKNCFVKQLGPRNFKIILTQGLNRQIRRMCEALGYRVRSLKRVRIMNIKLDVPTGKYRELTKEELLELNRLLENSSKTYE is encoded by the coding sequence ATGGCTACCAGAATAAATAAATATTTAAGTGAAGTCGGTTATTGTTCTAGAAGAGAAGCAGATAAACTAATCCTAGAAGGGAAGGTAACCATTAATGGCAAAATTCCAGAAATTGGAACTAAAGTAGAAGACAGTGACAAAGTTGAAGTTAAAGGTCAAAGAATAGAAAAATCAAAGAGACAAGAAAACATATACTTAGCCTTTAATAAACCTGTAGGAATTGTTTGCACAACAGATAGAAAAGTAGAACCCAATAATGTCATAGATTTCATTAAATACCCTAAAAGAATTTTCCCCATCGGGAGATTAGATAAGCTCAGTGAGGGATTGATTTTCTTAACTAGTGATGGAGATATCGTAAATAAAATACTCAGAGCAAGAAATAATCATGAAAAAGAATATATTGTAAAAGTTAATCGTCCTATTAATAGCGACTTTATTCAAAGTATGAGTAATGGAGTTGAAATATTAGACACAATAACTAAAAATTGTTTCGTAAAACAATTGGGTCCAAGAAATTTTAAAATAATACTCACACAAGGACTTAACCGTCAGATTAGAAGAATGTGTGAGGCATTAGGATATAGAGTACGATCATTAAAGCGTGTAAGAATTATGAATATTAAGTTAGACGTGCCAACAGGAAAATATAGAGAACTTACAAAAGAAGAACTCTTGGAATTAAATAGATTACTCGAAAACTCCTCAAAAACATATGAATAA
- a CDS encoding DUF3721 domain-containing protein: protein MRGTFLSEEEAEKRALELGCEGIHKNQDKWMPCKNEKELHIYLRK, encoded by the coding sequence ATGAGGGGTACATTTCTTTCTGAGGAGGAAGCTGAAAAAAGGGCTTTAGAACTTGGTTGCGAAGGAATACATAAGAATCAAGATAAATGGATGCCATGCAAAAACGAAAAAGAATTACATATATATTTGAGGAAATAG
- a CDS encoding poly-A polymerase: MTSKNSTSPKSSNQEKEIGHIKYSYEESFKRENISLLDDSVLIKNYNDSLKSPQSRRFYKTLDNEDYHDTIMVQNILPLDKLSI, from the coding sequence ATGACTTCAAAAAATTCAACTTCACCCAAAAGCTCTAATCAAGAAAAAGAGATAGGACATATCAAATATTCTTATGAAGAAAGTTTTAAAAGAGAAAATATATCTCTTTTGGATGATTCGGTATTAATCAAAAATTATAATGATTCTCTTAAATCGCCTCAATCTAGGAGATTTTACAAAACATTAGATAATGAAGACTATCATGACACAATCATGGTCCAAAATATTTTACCTCTAGATAAACTTTCTATTTAG
- a CDS encoding DUF2839 family protein yields MGEAKRREELGLPPRQKNELNKSDRYLSWLPITKSRIKKYPYMGVTTMALGAIIFLVSGGANSIN; encoded by the coding sequence ATGGGCGAAGCTAAAAGAAGAGAAGAATTAGGATTGCCACCTAGACAAAAAAATGAATTAAATAAGTCTGATAGATACCTTTCATGGCTTCCAATTACTAAATCAAGAATTAAGAAATACCCTTATATGGGTGTAACAACAATGGCACTAGGAGCGATAATTTTTTTAGTAAGTGGAGGCGCAAATAGTATTAATTAG
- a CDS encoding high light inducible protein, whose amino-acid sequence MSKFKDNFSSESFYPDSNYYLDQDNAPKKDPNTEDQRSNIEGSFEWPNTYWFIAERTNGRLAMIGFMAVIINYSLFGWIAYPIL is encoded by the coding sequence ATGAGTAAATTTAAAGATAACTTTTCAAGTGAAAGCTTTTACCCAGATAGTAATTATTATCTTGACCAAGACAATGCTCCTAAAAAGGACCCAAATACAGAAGATCAAAGATCCAATATAGAGGGAAGTTTTGAATGGCCAAATACCTATTGGTTCATTGCTGAAAGAACAAATGGAAGGCTTGCAATGATAGGTTTCATGGCTGTCATTATCAACTACTCCTTGTTTGGATGGATAGCTTATCCAATCCTTTAA
- a CDS encoding sensor histidine kinase, whose protein sequence is MKTLQEVLLFLHQKWKIKVKHFSQSKEKKFEIDKNKYKRTIDFPFDKIRPQEMLSWLDYSSQGWIILSSDLTIKFINKKALSLVRFIKYKDIIGKAINDINELEVLRNKILYSRKKNFPISLDFTIAGEPIWAKIIRGSKKSYLIMLESKLSIESIKKRQNQLINDVSHELKTPLTSLILIGDRLEEVISKKDRYLVKRLKKESKRLRKMVEETLELSKLESSESFNKNKKISISDLVMESWQTLKPLAEKKDIKINLLIPTKYFISADIENLKRAFINILDNAIRYSPANEEIQIEIFKRDSSVVMRVRDKGIGLEENEFNDIFSRFYRGDPSRTKFKKSGSGLGLSITKKIINNNKGFIKAFNHKDGGAIIETIFPCLNTDL, encoded by the coding sequence ATGAAAACACTACAAGAAGTATTATTATTTTTACATCAGAAGTGGAAAATAAAAGTCAAGCATTTTTCTCAATCAAAAGAAAAAAAATTTGAAATTGATAAAAATAAATATAAAAGAACTATTGATTTCCCATTTGACAAAATTAGACCTCAAGAAATGTTGTCTTGGTTGGATTATTCATCACAAGGATGGATTATCTTATCATCAGATCTAACAATAAAATTTATTAATAAAAAGGCTTTATCTCTTGTTAGGTTCATTAAATATAAAGATATCATTGGAAAAGCAATTAATGATATTAATGAGCTTGAAGTACTGAGAAATAAAATTCTTTACTCAAGAAAAAAAAATTTTCCAATCAGTCTTGACTTCACCATTGCAGGAGAACCTATTTGGGCAAAGATTATTAGAGGAAGTAAAAAGAGTTATTTAATAATGTTGGAAAGTAAATTATCAATTGAATCCATAAAAAAACGACAAAATCAATTAATTAATGATGTATCTCATGAACTGAAAACCCCTCTTACATCTCTTATCTTAATTGGGGATAGACTGGAAGAAGTAATATCAAAAAAGGATAGGTATCTTGTTAAAAGGCTTAAGAAAGAGTCAAAGAGATTGAGAAAAATGGTCGAAGAGACTTTAGAGCTTTCCAAGTTAGAAAGTAGCGAATCTTTTAATAAAAACAAAAAAATATCTATTTCAGATTTAGTGATGGAATCTTGGCAAACCTTAAAACCACTTGCAGAAAAAAAAGATATAAAAATAAATCTACTGATACCAACAAAATATTTTATATCTGCAGATATTGAAAATTTAAAAAGAGCTTTTATAAATATTTTGGATAATGCTATTCGTTATTCCCCAGCTAATGAAGAAATTCAAATTGAAATTTTTAAAAGAGATAGCTCAGTTGTTATGAGAGTTAGGGATAAAGGTATTGGATTAGAAGAAAATGAATTTAATGATATTTTTTCTCGTTTTTATAGAGGTGATCCATCAAGGACTAAATTCAAGAAAAGTGGAAGTGGTTTAGGTCTTTCAATAACAAAAAAAATAATTAATAATAATAAGGGTTTTATAAAGGCTTTTAACCATAAGGATGGTGGAGCGATTATTGAAACTATCTTTCCGTGTCTTAATACTGATTTATAG
- a CDS encoding SOS response-associated peptidase has protein sequence MCGRFELKTKFEKLPKVLKQDYPSGLDSKYETQSLIRPNDPVLVIKNEGRIKTTFMKWGFISPWARDPFDKERPRPFNARSETVEEKKLFSGSWKHRRCLIPASGFFEKKYRVRKSNYETFWLGGIWSKWTSPDGAELESCCVLTTEPNDLIKPLHHRMPVIVPNGYEEQWTEQAKDADELRGLFAIMMSWSPHGWLVEDVKKKETDQMSLF, from the coding sequence ATGTGCGGTAGATTTGAGCTGAAAACTAAATTTGAGAAGTTGCCAAAGGTTTTGAAACAAGACTATCCAAGTGGACTTGATTCTAAATATGAAACTCAAAGTTTAATAAGACCTAATGATCCTGTTCTTGTAATTAAAAACGAAGGAAGAATTAAAACTACTTTTATGAAATGGGGCTTTATTTCTCCTTGGGCCAGAGATCCATTTGATAAAGAGAGACCAAGACCATTTAATGCAAGGTCAGAGACTGTAGAAGAAAAAAAATTGTTTAGTGGAAGTTGGAAACATAGAAGGTGCCTAATACCTGCGAGCGGTTTTTTTGAAAAAAAATATCGTGTTCGAAAATCTAATTATGAGACTTTTTGGTTGGGCGGAATTTGGAGTAAGTGGACTTCACCAGATGGAGCAGAACTTGAGAGTTGCTGCGTTTTAACAACTGAACCAAATGATTTAATTAAACCTTTACATCATCGCATGCCTGTGATCGTTCCTAATGGATATGAGGAACAATGGACAGAGCAAGCTAAAGATGCAGATGAATTAAGAGGATTATTCGCAATCATGATGAGTTGGTCCCCTCATGGTTGGCTAGTAGAGGATGTAAAGAAAAAAGAAACTGATCAAATGAGTTTGTTTTAA
- a CDS encoding chorismate-binding protein, which translates to MGKFSSKEIESQYNLIKALLAEPEKYRDAINAIKKDIAYMPIELKKKLEEEKIIL; encoded by the coding sequence ATGGGAAAATTTTCTTCTAAAGAAATTGAAAGTCAATACAATTTGATAAAAGCGCTTTTAGCTGAACCTGAAAAGTATAGAGATGCCATTAATGCAATAAAAAAAGATATTGCATATATGCCCATAGAGCTTAAAAAAAAACTTGAGGAAGAAAAAATTATCTTATGA
- a CDS encoding response regulator transcription factor: protein MTIKDHKSLQGSKILLVEDDKSIRLTVSESLKGEGFEVLTFKDGLSASDFIGENTKNDVDLIILDLMLPGLNGLELCRKIRNEENYTPILILSAKDNESDRVLGLEVGADDYLTKPFGLNELIARSRALIRRSKRNKKNIEKTETIIEFNHIKMFLEECRVTSFDREITLSPKEFKLLELFMKNPKRVWSRDLILEKIWEIDFIGDTKTVDVHVRWLREKLEEDPSAPKFLKTVRGFGYKFG from the coding sequence ATGACTATTAAAGATCATAAAAGTTTGCAGGGCTCAAAAATTCTTCTTGTAGAGGATGATAAGAGTATTAGGCTGACAGTTAGTGAATCATTGAAAGGCGAAGGTTTTGAAGTTTTAACTTTTAAAGACGGTTTAAGTGCTTCAGATTTTATTGGCGAAAATACTAAAAATGATGTTGACCTTATAATTCTCGATTTAATGTTACCAGGGTTAAATGGATTAGAGTTATGCAGAAAAATAAGAAATGAAGAAAATTATACGCCCATATTAATTTTGAGTGCCAAAGATAATGAATCAGACCGGGTTCTTGGATTAGAGGTTGGTGCTGATGATTATTTAACAAAACCTTTTGGTTTAAATGAATTAATTGCCAGATCAAGAGCATTAATAAGAAGATCTAAACGTAACAAAAAAAATATAGAAAAAACAGAGACAATTATCGAATTTAATCACATAAAAATGTTTTTAGAAGAATGTAGGGTAACTTCTTTTGATAGGGAAATAACATTATCACCAAAAGAATTTAAATTATTAGAGTTATTTATGAAAAATCCAAAAAGGGTATGGTCAAGAGATTTAATTCTGGAAAAAATATGGGAAATTGACTTTATTGGTGATACTAAAACTGTAGATGTCCATGTTAGGTGGCTCAGAGAGAAATTAGAAGAAGATCCCTCAGCTCCAAAGTTTCTTAAAACTGTAAGAGGTTTTGGATATAAGTTTGGATGA
- a CDS encoding DUF3303 domain-containing protein, translated as MQTYIVHWQFPDQESHMQGAEAFAGFVEGGCEGDEFDGFKVLNRVVNPEGANGWAIVESSNHQNIWKWSSIWVDNFGVEIEVTPVLTDKEFLSVHKEIAAASN; from the coding sequence ATGCAAACTTACATCGTTCACTGGCAATTCCCAGATCAAGAAAGTCATATGCAAGGGGCCGAAGCTTTTGCGGGTTTTGTTGAAGGAGGATGCGAAGGTGATGAATTTGATGGTTTTAAAGTTCTTAATCGAGTAGTAAATCCTGAGGGAGCTAATGGTTGGGCAATAGTTGAATCTTCAAATCATCAGAACATTTGGAAATGGAGTAGTATCTGGGTCGATAATTTTGGGGTAGAAATTGAAGTTACGCCAGTTCTAACGGATAAAGAATTTCTTTCCGTCCATAAAGAAATTGCAGCAGCGTCTAACTAA
- a CDS encoding DUF3303 domain-containing protein, producing the protein MLFLISYKFTDANAQDKGSKMLKEWYDKEGPQNRPEGYDVKSWIFLPQHGNGYSVVDADSLETIWKQWSPWRELLEFTIEPCADLDQTVALYC; encoded by the coding sequence ATGCTGTTTCTAATTTCTTATAAATTTACTGATGCAAACGCCCAAGACAAGGGGTCCAAAATGTTAAAAGAATGGTACGACAAAGAAGGGCCACAAAATAGACCAGAGGGTTATGACGTTAAATCTTGGATTTTCTTACCTCAACATGGCAATGGTTACTCTGTTGTAGATGCTGATTCTTTAGAAACTATTTGGAAACAGTGGAGTCCTTGGAGAGAATTATTGGAATTTACCATTGAACCTTGTGCAGATTTAGATCAAACAGTAGCTCTATATTGTTAA